A genome region from Hevea brasiliensis isolate MT/VB/25A 57/8 chromosome 7, ASM3005281v1, whole genome shotgun sequence includes the following:
- the LOC110651279 gene encoding probable NAD(P)H dehydrogenase (quinone) FQR1-like 2 — MGKGGGCVPSKNKRPAVAEDHQGSSLDAPIPDEDNAENNATAAMDSTSQLKIFIVFYSMYGHVEGLARRMKKGVDGVEGVQAVLYRVPETLLGDVLEHMKAPAKDPEIPEITAAELADANGVLFGFPTRYGCMAAQMKSFFDSTGQLWKEQKLAGKPAGFFVSTGTQGGGQETTAWTAITQLAHHGMLFVPVGYTFGAGMFKIDSIRGGSPYGAGVYAGDGLREPSESELALAEHQGKYMATVVKKLAQA; from the exons ATGGGGAAAGGTGGAGGCTGTGTTCCAAGCAAGAACAAACGCCCTGCCGTCGCTGAAGATCACCAAGGCTCATCTCTTGACGCGCCGATCCCTGACGAGGATAACGCCGAGAATAATGCGACTGCCGCAATGGATTCCACCTCACAGTTGAAGATATTCATTGTGTTTTACTCGATGTACGGTCACGTGGAGGGTTTAGCCAGGAGGATGAAGAAGGGAGTCGACGGAGTGGAAGGCGTGCAGGCTGTTTTGTATCGGGTGCCAGAGACGTTACTGGGTGATGTGTTGGAGCACATGAAGGCGCCAGCGAAGGACCCTGAGATTCCGGAGATAACGGCCGCGGAATTGGCAGATGCTAATGGTGTTTTATTTGGGTTTCCAACGAGGTACGGCTGCATGGCTGCGCAGATGAAGTCGTTTTTCGACTCTACTGGGCAGTTGTGGAAAGAGCAGAAGCTCGCCGGAAAGCCTGCTGGATTCTTCGTCAGTACTGGGACACAAGGTGGCGGCCAAGAAACTACAGC ATGGACAGCAATTACCCAGTTAGCTCACCATGGAATGCTATTTGTTCCTGTTGGGTACACCTTTGGAGCTGGTATGTTCAAGATCGATTCTATACGAGGAGGCTCTCCATATGGTGCTGGTGTTTATGCAGGTGATGGCTTGAGAGAGCCAAGTGAATCAGAGCTGGCACTTGCAGAACATCAGGGCAAATATATGGCCACAGTCGTAAAGAAGCTTGCTCAGGCTTGA